The Corynebacterium sp. SCR221107 genome includes the window ACTGGTAAAACAGTGCCTGCGATTGGCGCCCGACGCTGGGGGCGATGAGCCAAAACACTGAGCCTATGAGCCCGATCGAGGCGACAATGACCAAAAAGACCGCCCCCGCCATGGGTATGCCGCGCGAGCGCAGGTAGCGCACCGGCGGCCACAATACGGTGCATACGATCAGCGCCAGAGCGACGGGGAGCACGCCGCGCCAGAGTTGTTTGAGGATGAACCAGCCCACATAGGCCGCGGCGCTGATGATTAAGAGGCGCAGGCACCATTCGGCCAGCGACTTGATTCCCTGGCCGATGATGACGGAGCGGTCGATGCTGTCGCGGGCTGCCTTCGGTTCAAGATCCTTGAATACCGGCAAGGCCCCACCGCGCCGGAGGCGACCGCGGCGGGAGTTGTGGGGCGAGTTGTCGGAGTTCACCTTTCCAATTGTGCCCCATCACGGTCGTCGAAGGGTTACTGCCTTGCGCTTTGGGGCATAAAAAATCCCCAACTCTTGCTCAGTGAAGTAAGCGAGTCGGGGATCGATGAGATTGCTTAGGCGCGTGGGGCGTGGTGCTCCTGGGCGATCAGCACGTCATCGGTAGCGTGCTTGGAATCGCCCAATAGGCCGGAGGTCTCATCCGGGTGGCGCTGCAGGTGGATCACCGTGAGGGCGAGTCCGCCCCAGATGACGACGATGAACAGCAGCATCATCACGATGGCGGTGCCGGACATGTTTGGCTCCTTATCAGTTTATGTGGGCTCAACGCCGAGGCTGTGTGGTCTGGGCAGGTGCCTTGAAGCCGGTTCGGGCGCGTGCCCGCTTATCTGGCTTCCGCATCTGCCCACTCAACCTCGTGTTTGTGGTCTTCTAGTTGTACTGTTCGGCGGCAAAACCCGGGATGCGGGGCTTGTTCGGATCGTACTTGCTGGGCTTGAGAACCGGGCGAGCATGGTGCGGATCTACACCGAAGTCGGAGCCTGGAGGGCCATCGACGGGCAGCCCGGCAGGCCACGGCATCGCGGAGAGGACGAAGGCCAGAACCAGGATGATGGCAAGAACTGCCCAGCCGAACAGGCCGATCTGGAGCTGGGAGTAGCCGCCGTACGGTTCGGTGATCAGCGAGATGAGCTCCTGAATAAGGGTAAAGCCCAGGACCAGGGTGGTCACGTTGACCACGCAGATGCGCCAGATGGTGCCCACACGGAAGGAGGAAACCTGGTTGATGTGTGCCTGGATCTCGTCGATGCGGCGGGAGATCCAATCGACGCACACGATGATGATCAAGGCGATGGCCACGATACCGATGTTGTTGGTGAACTTGTCCATGATGTCCA containing:
- the metS gene encoding methionine/alanine import NSS transporter subunit MetS, whose product is MSGTAIVMMLLFIVVIWGGLALTVIHLQRHPDETSGLLGDSKHATDDVLIAQEHHAPRA